A stretch of Labrus mixtus chromosome 7, fLabMix1.1, whole genome shotgun sequence DNA encodes these proteins:
- the erc2 gene encoding ERC protein 2 isoform X2, with amino-acid sequence MYGSARAVGHIESSPARSPRLPRSPRLGHRRANSGGGGGAGGKTLSMENIQSLNAAYATSGPMYLSDHEGVGSTATYPKGTMTLGRATSRAMYGGRVTAMGSSPNIASVGLPHHADLLSYSDLGSLSMLHHHHHHQGVPSALLRQAVRGSGGELLEMQAQLRDTQRENDLLRRELDLKDSKLGSSTNSIKSFWSPELKKERIMRKEEAARTSILKEQMRVTHEENQHLQMTIQALQDELRTQRDLNHLLQQESGNRSASDHFTTIELTEENFRRLQAEHDRQAKELFLLRKTLEEMELRIETQKQTLGARDESIKKLLEMLQSKGLTSGRVSEEEEQERARRIAEAEAQLGHLEVILDQKEKENIHLREELHRRNQLHQDPGKTKALQTIIEMKDTKIASLERNIRDLEDEIQMLKANGLLNTEDREEEIKQMEVYKNHSKFMKTKIDQLKQELSKKESELLALQTKLETLNNQNSDCKQHIEVLKESLTAKEQRAAILQTEVDALRLRLEEKESFLNKKTKQLQDLTEEKGTLAGEIRDMKDMLEVKERKINVLQKKIENLQEQLRDKDKQLGNLKDRVKSLQTDSSNTDTALATLEEALSEKERIIERLKDQREREDRERLEEVDSYKKENKDLKEKVNSLQIELTDKESSLIDLKEHASSLASSGLKKDSKLKSLEIAIEQKKEECSKLETQLQKQAEQLFSHMNNPKAHEVDHQSGSRGNPEYVDRVKLLEKEVSYYKDEANKAQTETERLLDILREVETEKNDKDKKIAELESPPPSLPRPTPRPGGRAPPDPLPSVSAAPQQIGGMVWDFLGKQGGKDLTKKGPNIKLGPQGDKKGLGQDLRKDGTMDGGHHSKLEELMSTLERTRQELDSTKQRLSSTQQSLQERDTHLTNMRQDRRKQLEEILEMKQQALLAAISEKDANIALLELSASNKKKTQDEVLSLKRERDKLMHQLKQHLQVMSGIQGVKSQTQSRMKLIADNYEDEQYHPHGPHHPQPQPAHAQPQPQPQYPHAPHAQQTPYSHTMHPQHQQHPQAPAQHPHPQQPQPQYPHPAHSQHPQQHPQQHPQQHPQQHPQQHPQQHPQQHPQQHPQPPPQHQQHQQQQHPRPQQPQHPHQQHPQHPQQHPHGHPPQQHPHPQHPHGPAQQGPHPQHPHPQHPQHPQHPHHAQHPRHPSPHHRGGPARGPPHAGHRPNQDQDDDEGIWA; translated from the exons ATGTACGGCAGTGCCAGAGCTGTAGGCCATATAGAGAGCAGCCCCGCACGGTCCCCGCGCCTGCCAAGGTCCCCCAGATTGGGCCATCGGAGGGCCAACAGCGGGGGTGGGGGCGGTGCGGGGGGCAAGACGCTCTCCATGGAGAACATCCAGTCCCTCAACGCTGCTTACGCCACCTCAGGTCCCATGTACCTGAGTGACCATGAGGGCGTGGGCTCCACTGCCACCTACCCAAAAGGCACTATGACTCTGGGTCGCGCCACCAGCCGGGCCATGTATGGGGGGCGCGTCACAGCCATGGGGAGCAGTCCCAACATTGCTTCAGTGGGGCTGCCTCACCATGCTGACCTGCTGTCTTACAGTGACCTGGGCTCCCTCTCCATGCtgcaccaccatcaccaccaccagggggtGCCCTCTGCCCTGCTGAGGCAGGCGGTGCGGGGCAGTGGGGGGGAGCTGCTGGAGATGCAGGCCCAGCTCAGGGACACGCAGAGGGAGAATGATTTGCTGCGCAGAGAGCTTGACCTGAAGGACAGTAAGTTGGGGTCTTCCACCAACAGCATCAAGAGCTTCTGGAGCCCTGagctgaagaaagagagaatcATGAGGAAAGAGGAGGCCGCCCGCACTTCCATCCTGAAGGAGCAGATGAGAGTCACTCATGAGGAGAACCAG CATCTCCAGATGACCATCCAGGCTCTGCAAGATGAGCTGCGGACACAGCGAGACCTGAACCAcctgctgcagcaggagagcGGTAACCGCTCTGCCTCTGACCACTTTACCACCATTGAGCTGACAGAGGAGAACTTCCGTCGGCTGCAGGCCGAGCATGACAGACAGGCCAAGGAGCTGTTCCTGCTCAGAAAGACCCTGGAGGAGATGGAGCTGAGGATCGAGACCCAGAAGCAGACGCTGGGTGCCAGGGACGAGTCCATCAAGAAGCTGCTGGAGATGCTGCAGAGCAAAGGGCTTACCTCTGGCAGAGtgtcggaggaggaggaacaggagagaGCGAGGCGCATTGCTGAGGCAGAGGCTCAGCTTGGACACCTGGAGGTCATCCTGGatcagaaggagaaggagaacatCCATCTGCGAGAG GAACTGCACAGAAGAAATCAGCTACATCAGGATCCAGGCAAAACCAAGGCCCTGCAGACCATCATAGAGATGAAA gaCACCAAAATTGCCTCTCTGGAGCGCAACATTCGGGATCTGGAGGATGAGATCCAAATGCTGAAGGCGAATGGATTACTgaacacagaggacagagaggaagaaatcaaacagatggAGGTCTACAAGAACCACTCTAAGTTTATGAAGACCAAG ATTGACCAGCTAAAGCAGGAGCTGTCCAAAAAGGAGTCAGAACTGCTGGCTCTGCAGACAAAACTAGAAACCCTCAACAACCAGAACTCCGACTGCAAACAGCACATCGAGGTGCTCAAAGAGTCTCTCACTGCCAAAGAACAACGTGCTGCCATTCTGCAAACAGAG GTTGATGCTCTGCGTCTGCGTCTGGAGGAGAAGGAGTCCTTTCTGAACAAGAAAACCAAGCAGCTGCAGGACCTGACAGAAGAGAAGGGCACTCTCGCTGGAGAAATAAGGGACATGAAGGACATGTTGGAGGTCAAAGAAAGGAAGATCAACGTCCTGCAGAAGAAG ATTGAGAACCTGCAGGAGCAGCTGCGGGACAAAGACAAGCAGCTGGGAAACCTGAAGGACAGGGTTAAGTCTCTGCAGACCGACTCCAGTAACACAGACACTGCCCTGGCCACCCTGGAGGAGGCGCTGTCAGAGAAG gagaGGATTATTGAGCGTTTAAAGGAccaaagagagagggaagacaGAGAACGTCTAGAAGAAGTGGACTCgtataaaaaggaaaacaaggatCTGAAGGAGAAGGTCAACAGCCTGCAGATAGAGTTAACTGATAAAGAG TCGAGTCTCATCGATTTGAAGGAACATGCTTCATCTCTGGCGTCTTCTGGCCTGAAGAAAGATTCAAAGCTGAAGTCGCTGGAGATCGCCATCGAGCAGAAAAAAGAGGAGTGTAGTAAGTTGGAGACGCAGTTGCAGAAG CAAGCTGAGCAGCTTTTCAGTCACATGAACAATCCT AAAGCCCACGAGGTGGATCATCAATCGGGCTCCAGAGGAAACCCGGAGTACGTGGACCGAGTGAAGCTgctggagaaggaggtgagCTACTACAAGGACGAGGCTAACAAGGCTCAGACGGAGACGGAGAGACTCCTGGACATCCTGCGAGAGGTGGAGACGGAAAAGAATGATAAGGACAAGAAGATCGCTGAGTTGGAAAG cccccctccctctctccctcgccctACCCCTCGTCCCGGTGGCAGAGCTCCCCCTGACCCGCTCCCTTCTGTGTCCGCTGCTCCTCAGCAGATAGGGGGCATGGTGTGGGATTTCCTGGGAAA ACAAGGAGGCAAAGACCTGACAAAGAAGGGGCCAAACATCAAACTGGGACCACAAGGGGACAAGAAAGGTTTAGGACAAGACCTTCGTAAGGATGGCACCATGGATGGTGGCCACCACTCAAAG TTGGAGGAGCTGATGAGCACTCTGGAGAGGACGAGGCAGGAGCTGGATTCCACCAAGCAGCGTCTCTCCTCCACACAGCAGTCGCTGCAGGAGAGGGACACACACCTCACCAACATGAGACAAGATCGCAGGAAACAGCTGGAGGAGATCTTAGAAATGAA GCAACAAGCTCTGCTGGCAGCCATCAGTGAGAAAGACGCTAATATTGCACTACTGGAACTTTCTGCCTCCAATAAAAAGAAGACCCAGGATGAAGTGCTGTCCCTCAAGAGGGAGCGGGACAAACTGATGCACCAGCTCAAACAGCAC CTTCAAGTCATGTCAGGTATTCAAGGAGTCAAGTCTCAA ACACAGAGTCGAATGAAGCTGATCGCAGACAACTATGAAGACGAGCAGTATCACCCACACGGTCCTCACCACCCACAGCCGCAGCCCGCCCACGCACAGCCTCAGCCCCAGCCCCAGTACCCCCATGCTCCCCACGCCCAGCAGACTCCATACTCACACACCATGCAtccacaacatcaacagcacCCACAGGCCCCCGCACAGCACCCGCACCCACAGCAGCCACAACCCCAGTACCCACACCCTGCCCACTCGCAGCACCCCCAGCAACACCCCCAGCAACACCCCCAGCAACACCCCCAGCAACATCCCCAGCAACATCCCCAGCAACATCCTCAGCAACACCCCCAGCAACATCCCCAACCACCTCCCCAGCACCAacagcatcaacaacaacagcacccACGTCCCCAACAGCCCCAGCACCCTCACCAGCAGCACCCACAGCATcctcagcagcacccacatggaCATCCTCCACAGCAGCACCCTCACCCACAGCACCCACATGGCCCTGCGCAACAAGGACCCCATCCACAACATCCACATCCCCAGCATCCTCAGCACCCACAGCACCCACACCATGCCCAGCATCCACGTCACCCGTCGCCCCATCATCGTGGAGGGCCTGCCAGAGGACCCCCGCACGCTGGTCACCGTCCCAACCAGGACCAG GATGACGACGAGGGCATTTGGGCATAA
- the erc2 gene encoding ERC protein 2 isoform X6 encodes MYGSARAVGHIESSPARSPRLPRSPRLGHRRANSGGGGGAGGKTLSMENIQSLNAAYATSGPMYLSDHEGVGSTATYPKGTMTLGRATSRAMYGGRVTAMGSSPNIASVGLPHHADLLSYSDLGSLSMLHHHHHHQGVPSALLRQAVRGSGGELLEMQAQLRDTQRENDLLRRELDLKDSKLGSSTNSIKSFWSPELKKERIMRKEEAARTSILKEQMRVTHEENQLLESRRTKHLQMTIQALQDELRTQRDLNHLLQQESGNRSASDHFTTIELTEENFRRLQAEHDRQAKELFLLRKTLEEMELRIETQKQTLGARDESIKKLLEMLQSKGLTSGRVSEEEEQERARRIAEAEAQLGHLEVILDQKEKENIHLREELHRRNQLHQDPGKTKALQTIIEMKDTKIASLERNIRDLEDEIQMLKANGLLNTEDREEEIKQMEVYKNHSKFMKTKIDQLKQELSKKESELLALQTKLETLNNQNSDCKQHIEVLKESLTAKEQRAAILQTEVDALRLRLEEKESFLNKKTKQLQDLTEEKGTLAGEIRDMKDMLEVKERKINVLQKKIENLQEQLRDKDKQLGNLKDRVKSLQTDSSNTDTALATLEEALSEKERIIERLKDQREREDRERLEEVDSYKKENKDLKEKVNSLQIELTDKESSLIDLKEHASSLASSGLKKDSKLKSLEIAIEQKKEECSKLETQLQKQAEQLFSHMNNPKAHEVDHQSGSRGNPEYVDRVKLLEKEVSYYKDEANKAQTETERLLDILREVETEKNDKDKKIAELERQGGKDLTKKGPNIKLGPQGDKKGLGQDLRKDGTMDGGHHSKLEELMSTLERTRQELDSTKQRLSSTQQSLQERDTHLTNMRQDRRKQLEEILEMKQQALLAAISEKDANIALLELSASNKKKTQDEVLSLKRERDKLMHQLKQHLQVMSGIQGVKSQTQSRMKLIADNYEDEQYHPHGPHHPQPQPAHAQPQPQPQYPHAPHAQQTPYSHTMHPQHQQHPQAPAQHPHPQQPQPQYPHPAHSQHPQQHPQQHPQQHPQQHPQQHPQQHPQQHPQQHPQPPPQHQQHQQQQHPRPQQPQHPHQQHPQHPQQHPHGHPPQQHPHPQHPHGPAQQGPHPQHPHPQHPQHPQHPHHAQHPRHPSPHHRGGPARGPPHAGHRPNQDQDDDEGIWA; translated from the exons ATGTACGGCAGTGCCAGAGCTGTAGGCCATATAGAGAGCAGCCCCGCACGGTCCCCGCGCCTGCCAAGGTCCCCCAGATTGGGCCATCGGAGGGCCAACAGCGGGGGTGGGGGCGGTGCGGGGGGCAAGACGCTCTCCATGGAGAACATCCAGTCCCTCAACGCTGCTTACGCCACCTCAGGTCCCATGTACCTGAGTGACCATGAGGGCGTGGGCTCCACTGCCACCTACCCAAAAGGCACTATGACTCTGGGTCGCGCCACCAGCCGGGCCATGTATGGGGGGCGCGTCACAGCCATGGGGAGCAGTCCCAACATTGCTTCAGTGGGGCTGCCTCACCATGCTGACCTGCTGTCTTACAGTGACCTGGGCTCCCTCTCCATGCtgcaccaccatcaccaccaccagggggtGCCCTCTGCCCTGCTGAGGCAGGCGGTGCGGGGCAGTGGGGGGGAGCTGCTGGAGATGCAGGCCCAGCTCAGGGACACGCAGAGGGAGAATGATTTGCTGCGCAGAGAGCTTGACCTGAAGGACAGTAAGTTGGGGTCTTCCACCAACAGCATCAAGAGCTTCTGGAGCCCTGagctgaagaaagagagaatcATGAGGAAAGAGGAGGCCGCCCGCACTTCCATCCTGAAGGAGCAGATGAGAGTCACTCATGAGGAGAACCAG ctgctggagtCAAGGAGAACTAAG CATCTCCAGATGACCATCCAGGCTCTGCAAGATGAGCTGCGGACACAGCGAGACCTGAACCAcctgctgcagcaggagagcGGTAACCGCTCTGCCTCTGACCACTTTACCACCATTGAGCTGACAGAGGAGAACTTCCGTCGGCTGCAGGCCGAGCATGACAGACAGGCCAAGGAGCTGTTCCTGCTCAGAAAGACCCTGGAGGAGATGGAGCTGAGGATCGAGACCCAGAAGCAGACGCTGGGTGCCAGGGACGAGTCCATCAAGAAGCTGCTGGAGATGCTGCAGAGCAAAGGGCTTACCTCTGGCAGAGtgtcggaggaggaggaacaggagagaGCGAGGCGCATTGCTGAGGCAGAGGCTCAGCTTGGACACCTGGAGGTCATCCTGGatcagaaggagaaggagaacatCCATCTGCGAGAG GAACTGCACAGAAGAAATCAGCTACATCAGGATCCAGGCAAAACCAAGGCCCTGCAGACCATCATAGAGATGAAA gaCACCAAAATTGCCTCTCTGGAGCGCAACATTCGGGATCTGGAGGATGAGATCCAAATGCTGAAGGCGAATGGATTACTgaacacagaggacagagaggaagaaatcaaacagatggAGGTCTACAAGAACCACTCTAAGTTTATGAAGACCAAG ATTGACCAGCTAAAGCAGGAGCTGTCCAAAAAGGAGTCAGAACTGCTGGCTCTGCAGACAAAACTAGAAACCCTCAACAACCAGAACTCCGACTGCAAACAGCACATCGAGGTGCTCAAAGAGTCTCTCACTGCCAAAGAACAACGTGCTGCCATTCTGCAAACAGAG GTTGATGCTCTGCGTCTGCGTCTGGAGGAGAAGGAGTCCTTTCTGAACAAGAAAACCAAGCAGCTGCAGGACCTGACAGAAGAGAAGGGCACTCTCGCTGGAGAAATAAGGGACATGAAGGACATGTTGGAGGTCAAAGAAAGGAAGATCAACGTCCTGCAGAAGAAG ATTGAGAACCTGCAGGAGCAGCTGCGGGACAAAGACAAGCAGCTGGGAAACCTGAAGGACAGGGTTAAGTCTCTGCAGACCGACTCCAGTAACACAGACACTGCCCTGGCCACCCTGGAGGAGGCGCTGTCAGAGAAG gagaGGATTATTGAGCGTTTAAAGGAccaaagagagagggaagacaGAGAACGTCTAGAAGAAGTGGACTCgtataaaaaggaaaacaaggatCTGAAGGAGAAGGTCAACAGCCTGCAGATAGAGTTAACTGATAAAGAG TCGAGTCTCATCGATTTGAAGGAACATGCTTCATCTCTGGCGTCTTCTGGCCTGAAGAAAGATTCAAAGCTGAAGTCGCTGGAGATCGCCATCGAGCAGAAAAAAGAGGAGTGTAGTAAGTTGGAGACGCAGTTGCAGAAG CAAGCTGAGCAGCTTTTCAGTCACATGAACAATCCT AAAGCCCACGAGGTGGATCATCAATCGGGCTCCAGAGGAAACCCGGAGTACGTGGACCGAGTGAAGCTgctggagaaggaggtgagCTACTACAAGGACGAGGCTAACAAGGCTCAGACGGAGACGGAGAGACTCCTGGACATCCTGCGAGAGGTGGAGACGGAAAAGAATGATAAGGACAAGAAGATCGCTGAGTTGGAAAG ACAAGGAGGCAAAGACCTGACAAAGAAGGGGCCAAACATCAAACTGGGACCACAAGGGGACAAGAAAGGTTTAGGACAAGACCTTCGTAAGGATGGCACCATGGATGGTGGCCACCACTCAAAG TTGGAGGAGCTGATGAGCACTCTGGAGAGGACGAGGCAGGAGCTGGATTCCACCAAGCAGCGTCTCTCCTCCACACAGCAGTCGCTGCAGGAGAGGGACACACACCTCACCAACATGAGACAAGATCGCAGGAAACAGCTGGAGGAGATCTTAGAAATGAA GCAACAAGCTCTGCTGGCAGCCATCAGTGAGAAAGACGCTAATATTGCACTACTGGAACTTTCTGCCTCCAATAAAAAGAAGACCCAGGATGAAGTGCTGTCCCTCAAGAGGGAGCGGGACAAACTGATGCACCAGCTCAAACAGCAC CTTCAAGTCATGTCAGGTATTCAAGGAGTCAAGTCTCAA ACACAGAGTCGAATGAAGCTGATCGCAGACAACTATGAAGACGAGCAGTATCACCCACACGGTCCTCACCACCCACAGCCGCAGCCCGCCCACGCACAGCCTCAGCCCCAGCCCCAGTACCCCCATGCTCCCCACGCCCAGCAGACTCCATACTCACACACCATGCAtccacaacatcaacagcacCCACAGGCCCCCGCACAGCACCCGCACCCACAGCAGCCACAACCCCAGTACCCACACCCTGCCCACTCGCAGCACCCCCAGCAACACCCCCAGCAACACCCCCAGCAACACCCCCAGCAACATCCCCAGCAACATCCCCAGCAACATCCTCAGCAACACCCCCAGCAACATCCCCAACCACCTCCCCAGCACCAacagcatcaacaacaacagcacccACGTCCCCAACAGCCCCAGCACCCTCACCAGCAGCACCCACAGCATcctcagcagcacccacatggaCATCCTCCACAGCAGCACCCTCACCCACAGCACCCACATGGCCCTGCGCAACAAGGACCCCATCCACAACATCCACATCCCCAGCATCCTCAGCACCCACAGCACCCACACCATGCCCAGCATCCACGTCACCCGTCGCCCCATCATCGTGGAGGGCCTGCCAGAGGACCCCCGCACGCTGGTCACCGTCCCAACCAGGACCAG GATGACGACGAGGGCATTTGGGCATAA
- the erc2 gene encoding ERC protein 2 isoform X7, with amino-acid sequence MYGSARAVGHIESSPARSPRLPRSPRLGHRRANSGGGGGAGGKTLSMENIQSLNAAYATSGPMYLSDHEGVGSTATYPKGTMTLGRATSRAMYGGRVTAMGSSPNIASVGLPHHADLLSYSDLGSLSMLHHHHHHQGVPSALLRQAVRGSGGELLEMQAQLRDTQRENDLLRRELDLKDSKLGSSTNSIKSFWSPELKKERIMRKEEAARTSILKEQMRVTHEENQHLQMTIQALQDELRTQRDLNHLLQQESGNRSASDHFTTIELTEENFRRLQAEHDRQAKELFLLRKTLEEMELRIETQKQTLGARDESIKKLLEMLQSKGLTSGRVSEEEEQERARRIAEAEAQLGHLEVILDQKEKENIHLREELHRRNQLHQDPGKTKALQTIIEMKDTKIASLERNIRDLEDEIQMLKANGLLNTEDREEEIKQMEVYKNHSKFMKTKIDQLKQELSKKESELLALQTKLETLNNQNSDCKQHIEVLKESLTAKEQRAAILQTEVDALRLRLEEKESFLNKKTKQLQDLTEEKGTLAGEIRDMKDMLEVKERKINVLQKKIENLQEQLRDKDKQLGNLKDRVKSLQTDSSNTDTALATLEEALSEKERIIERLKDQREREDRERLEEVDSYKKENKDLKEKVNSLQIELTDKESSLIDLKEHASSLASSGLKKDSKLKSLEIAIEQKKEECSKLETQLQKKAHEVDHQSGSRGNPEYVDRVKLLEKEVSYYKDEANKAQTETERLLDILREVETEKNDKDKKIAELESPPPSLPRPTPRPGGRAPPDPLPSVSAAPQQIGGMVWDFLGKQGGKDLTKKGPNIKLGPQGDKKGLGQDLRKDGTMDGGHHSKLEELMSTLERTRQELDSTKQRLSSTQQSLQERDTHLTNMRQDRRKQLEEILEMKQQALLAAISEKDANIALLELSASNKKKTQDEVLSLKRERDKLMHQLKQHTQSRMKLIADNYEDEQYHPHGPHHPQPQPAHAQPQPQPQYPHAPHAQQTPYSHTMHPQHQQHPQAPAQHPHPQQPQPQYPHPAHSQHPQQHPQQHPQQHPQQHPQQHPQQHPQQHPQQHPQPPPQHQQHQQQQHPRPQQPQHPHQQHPQHPQQHPHGHPPQQHPHPQHPHGPAQQGPHPQHPHPQHPQHPQHPHHAQHPRHPSPHHRGGPARGPPHAGHRPNQDQDDDEGIWA; translated from the exons ATGTACGGCAGTGCCAGAGCTGTAGGCCATATAGAGAGCAGCCCCGCACGGTCCCCGCGCCTGCCAAGGTCCCCCAGATTGGGCCATCGGAGGGCCAACAGCGGGGGTGGGGGCGGTGCGGGGGGCAAGACGCTCTCCATGGAGAACATCCAGTCCCTCAACGCTGCTTACGCCACCTCAGGTCCCATGTACCTGAGTGACCATGAGGGCGTGGGCTCCACTGCCACCTACCCAAAAGGCACTATGACTCTGGGTCGCGCCACCAGCCGGGCCATGTATGGGGGGCGCGTCACAGCCATGGGGAGCAGTCCCAACATTGCTTCAGTGGGGCTGCCTCACCATGCTGACCTGCTGTCTTACAGTGACCTGGGCTCCCTCTCCATGCtgcaccaccatcaccaccaccagggggtGCCCTCTGCCCTGCTGAGGCAGGCGGTGCGGGGCAGTGGGGGGGAGCTGCTGGAGATGCAGGCCCAGCTCAGGGACACGCAGAGGGAGAATGATTTGCTGCGCAGAGAGCTTGACCTGAAGGACAGTAAGTTGGGGTCTTCCACCAACAGCATCAAGAGCTTCTGGAGCCCTGagctgaagaaagagagaatcATGAGGAAAGAGGAGGCCGCCCGCACTTCCATCCTGAAGGAGCAGATGAGAGTCACTCATGAGGAGAACCAG CATCTCCAGATGACCATCCAGGCTCTGCAAGATGAGCTGCGGACACAGCGAGACCTGAACCAcctgctgcagcaggagagcGGTAACCGCTCTGCCTCTGACCACTTTACCACCATTGAGCTGACAGAGGAGAACTTCCGTCGGCTGCAGGCCGAGCATGACAGACAGGCCAAGGAGCTGTTCCTGCTCAGAAAGACCCTGGAGGAGATGGAGCTGAGGATCGAGACCCAGAAGCAGACGCTGGGTGCCAGGGACGAGTCCATCAAGAAGCTGCTGGAGATGCTGCAGAGCAAAGGGCTTACCTCTGGCAGAGtgtcggaggaggaggaacaggagagaGCGAGGCGCATTGCTGAGGCAGAGGCTCAGCTTGGACACCTGGAGGTCATCCTGGatcagaaggagaaggagaacatCCATCTGCGAGAG GAACTGCACAGAAGAAATCAGCTACATCAGGATCCAGGCAAAACCAAGGCCCTGCAGACCATCATAGAGATGAAA gaCACCAAAATTGCCTCTCTGGAGCGCAACATTCGGGATCTGGAGGATGAGATCCAAATGCTGAAGGCGAATGGATTACTgaacacagaggacagagaggaagaaatcaaacagatggAGGTCTACAAGAACCACTCTAAGTTTATGAAGACCAAG ATTGACCAGCTAAAGCAGGAGCTGTCCAAAAAGGAGTCAGAACTGCTGGCTCTGCAGACAAAACTAGAAACCCTCAACAACCAGAACTCCGACTGCAAACAGCACATCGAGGTGCTCAAAGAGTCTCTCACTGCCAAAGAACAACGTGCTGCCATTCTGCAAACAGAG GTTGATGCTCTGCGTCTGCGTCTGGAGGAGAAGGAGTCCTTTCTGAACAAGAAAACCAAGCAGCTGCAGGACCTGACAGAAGAGAAGGGCACTCTCGCTGGAGAAATAAGGGACATGAAGGACATGTTGGAGGTCAAAGAAAGGAAGATCAACGTCCTGCAGAAGAAG ATTGAGAACCTGCAGGAGCAGCTGCGGGACAAAGACAAGCAGCTGGGAAACCTGAAGGACAGGGTTAAGTCTCTGCAGACCGACTCCAGTAACACAGACACTGCCCTGGCCACCCTGGAGGAGGCGCTGTCAGAGAAG gagaGGATTATTGAGCGTTTAAAGGAccaaagagagagggaagacaGAGAACGTCTAGAAGAAGTGGACTCgtataaaaaggaaaacaaggatCTGAAGGAGAAGGTCAACAGCCTGCAGATAGAGTTAACTGATAAAGAG TCGAGTCTCATCGATTTGAAGGAACATGCTTCATCTCTGGCGTCTTCTGGCCTGAAGAAAGATTCAAAGCTGAAGTCGCTGGAGATCGCCATCGAGCAGAAAAAAGAGGAGTGTAGTAAGTTGGAGACGCAGTTGCAGAAG AAAGCCCACGAGGTGGATCATCAATCGGGCTCCAGAGGAAACCCGGAGTACGTGGACCGAGTGAAGCTgctggagaaggaggtgagCTACTACAAGGACGAGGCTAACAAGGCTCAGACGGAGACGGAGAGACTCCTGGACATCCTGCGAGAGGTGGAGACGGAAAAGAATGATAAGGACAAGAAGATCGCTGAGTTGGAAAG cccccctccctctctccctcgccctACCCCTCGTCCCGGTGGCAGAGCTCCCCCTGACCCGCTCCCTTCTGTGTCCGCTGCTCCTCAGCAGATAGGGGGCATGGTGTGGGATTTCCTGGGAAA ACAAGGAGGCAAAGACCTGACAAAGAAGGGGCCAAACATCAAACTGGGACCACAAGGGGACAAGAAAGGTTTAGGACAAGACCTTCGTAAGGATGGCACCATGGATGGTGGCCACCACTCAAAG TTGGAGGAGCTGATGAGCACTCTGGAGAGGACGAGGCAGGAGCTGGATTCCACCAAGCAGCGTCTCTCCTCCACACAGCAGTCGCTGCAGGAGAGGGACACACACCTCACCAACATGAGACAAGATCGCAGGAAACAGCTGGAGGAGATCTTAGAAATGAA GCAACAAGCTCTGCTGGCAGCCATCAGTGAGAAAGACGCTAATATTGCACTACTGGAACTTTCTGCCTCCAATAAAAAGAAGACCCAGGATGAAGTGCTGTCCCTCAAGAGGGAGCGGGACAAACTGATGCACCAGCTCAAACAGCAC ACACAGAGTCGAATGAAGCTGATCGCAGACAACTATGAAGACGAGCAGTATCACCCACACGGTCCTCACCACCCACAGCCGCAGCCCGCCCACGCACAGCCTCAGCCCCAGCCCCAGTACCCCCATGCTCCCCACGCCCAGCAGACTCCATACTCACACACCATGCAtccacaacatcaacagcacCCACAGGCCCCCGCACAGCACCCGCACCCACAGCAGCCACAACCCCAGTACCCACACCCTGCCCACTCGCAGCACCCCCAGCAACACCCCCAGCAACACCCCCAGCAACACCCCCAGCAACATCCCCAGCAACATCCCCAGCAACATCCTCAGCAACACCCCCAGCAACATCCCCAACCACCTCCCCAGCACCAacagcatcaacaacaacagcacccACGTCCCCAACAGCCCCAGCACCCTCACCAGCAGCACCCACAGCATcctcagcagcacccacatggaCATCCTCCACAGCAGCACCCTCACCCACAGCACCCACATGGCCCTGCGCAACAAGGACCCCATCCACAACATCCACATCCCCAGCATCCTCAGCACCCACAGCACCCACACCATGCCCAGCATCCACGTCACCCGTCGCCCCATCATCGTGGAGGGCCTGCCAGAGGACCCCCGCACGCTGGTCACCGTCCCAACCAGGACCAG GATGACGACGAGGGCATTTGGGCATAA